From Cheilinus undulatus linkage group 17, ASM1832078v1, whole genome shotgun sequence, one genomic window encodes:
- the thnsl2 gene encoding threonine synthase-like 2: MKYCSTRGGVCGWDFRDVLFSGFAPDGGMFMPESIPVLSPQTLRGWRGLSYTQLVVEVASLFVPPELIPRDDLQVLVTDALSGFSVPEVVRIARLKDGLSVLELFHGETLAFKDLAMTCTVRFINYFLQKENRRATVVVGTSGDTGGSAIQSSKGLRGLDVVVVYPRGRITPVQEKHMITCLEDNVHVFAADGSSDDIDQPLRRLFADQDLVKSHRLMSLNSVNWSRVMVQLAHFIYAYLQLSGVQEAENEGDLPELEVVVPTGGAGNIAGGFLVKQMGLPLKLVAMVNSNDIVHRTVTSGDFSMAANVTQTLAPAIDIQDPYNMERVFWVLLGKDGAVVKKMMEEFQQTHRHSLPADQHKLLSQVLSTGSVNDAGILDTMRRCWEDNQYVLCPHTAVAVWHHYNCSHNPKINRCYIATASPAKFEAAVQRAGLTFDLPEAVLALDKMATRYQKLERSPNWCKDWEDRLREQLQSVSSVRKSKGMFYS, encoded by the exons ATGAAGTACTGCAGCACTCGGGGCGGGGTCTGTGGATGGGACTTCCGGGATGTTCTGTTTTCAGGTTTCGCTCCGGATGGGGGGATGTTCATGCCAGAGAGCATACCAGTGCTCAGCCCGCAGACCCTCAGGGGGTGGAGGGGGCTGAGCTACACCCAGCTCGTGGTGGAGGTTGCTTCTCTGTTCGTTCCCCCCGAGCTGATCCCCAGAGACGACCTGCAGG TCCTGGTGACTGACGCTCTGTCGGGTTTCTCGGTGCCCGAAGTGGTCCGGATCGCCCGGTTAAAGGACGGTCTGTCGGTCCTGGAGCTCTTCCATGGAGAGACGCTGGCTTTTAAAGACCTGGCCATGACCTGCACCGTTCGCTTCATCAACTACTTCCTCCAGAAGGAGAACCGCAGAGCCACCGTTGTCGTGG GTACGTCAGGAGACACTGGCGGCTCGGCCATCCAGAGCTCTAAAGGTCTGAGGGGGTTAGACGTGGTCGTGGTTTATCCTCGAGGACGAATCACCCCGGTCCAGGAGAAACACATGATCACCTGTCTGGAGGATAATGTCCATGTGTTTGCAG CCGACGGCAGCTCAGACGACATCGACCAGCCTCTGCGCCGTCTCTTTGCCGATCAGGATCTGGTAAAGTCTCACCGCCTCATGAGTCTGAACTCGGTGAACTGGTCCAGAGTCATGGTCCAGCTCGCTCACTTCATCTACGCCTACCTGCAGCTCAGCGGCGTGCAGGAGGCGGAGAATGAAGGAGATCTGCCAGAGCTGGAGGTGGTGGTTCCAACAGGAGGGGCGGGGAACATCGCAG GTGGTTTTCTGGTGAAACAGATGGGGTTGCCCTTGAAGCTGGTTGCCATGGTTAACTCAAACGACATTGTGCACCGGACGGTAACCAGCGGAGATTTTTCAATGGCGGCGAACGTCACTCAGACTCTGGCTCCTGCTATAGACATCCAG GACCCGTACAACATGGAGCGAGTGTTCTGGGTGCTGCTGGGTAAAGACGGAGCCGTAGTGaagaagatgatggaggagtTTCAGCAAACACACCGACACTCTCTGCCTGCTGACCAACACAAACTG TTGTCTCAGGTTTTATCCACCGGCTCGGTGAATGACGCTGGGATCCTGGACACCATGAGGAGGTGCTGGGAAGACAACCAGTATGTTCTGTGTCCTCACACCGCTGTGGCTGTCTGGCATCACTACAACTGTTCTCACAACCCAAAAATCAACAG GTGTTACATTGCAACAGCATCTCCAGCCAAGTTTGAGGCAGCAGTGCAGAGGGCTGGGCTGACCTTTGACTTACCTGAGGCGGTGCTGGCGTTGGACAAGATGGCGACTCGTTACCAGAAGCTGGAGCGGAGCCCAAACTGGTGCAAAGACTGGGAGGACAGACTGAGAGAGCAGCTCCAGTCTGTGAGTTCAGTCAGGAAGAGCAAAGGGATGTTCTACAGCTGA